DNA from Coffea arabica cultivar ET-39 chromosome 10c, Coffea Arabica ET-39 HiFi, whole genome shotgun sequence:
TGATCGTACTTATGATGTGTGAAGGCCATTTAAGTAATTTCACAAACCCCACAGGCTTATGTGTGTTGTACCAAAAGCAACAAATGGTTGCAGATTAATTGCACGTACCATAAATACCCGTATGTTTCAACAGCATAAAGTTTTAAATGTCtataaataagggtattttggttaaTATACCTAACCACAAGCTTTCCTCACTTGTACCTATAGTTTGTAAAACACTACAGAATATTTCGCATTTCCAAAAAGTTCCTGCCTATGTGGTTGAAATGCAACCCACTCTTTCACcaaaactcaatcttatatagtataaggacaTAATTTGCACGAAGAGTAACTACATCATTTACATGTAATAAATTGGAGACAAATAATTAACCTCTTTTCACAACTAATAACCATCTTTGAAGACATGTTGTTCCTCTAGAACAAAAGGATTAatactatatataaaaaatcaacaataataAAATAGTTATGTTAATAATACTATAGTAATGCCTAAGTCCGAAGAGTTGATACAtggatatttcattttttttaaagtgattCAAATTTTTGTGGAAAAATCAACTTCGATGTAGAAAAATGGAGATAGAAAAATATGAGGTAGCAAAATATGAGAAAATAGTATATAGCTCTGGAGTATAACTCCATTGGTGCCATTCTTACTTGCCAATATGAGAtagaaaatagagaaaaaaattgCTCTATTTGGATTAACAGTTTTTGgggttatttttgaaaaatttattaTAACAGAGTTTTTATAGTATATGTTAAGATATTATTAGAATATATTTTGCAATAGTTAAGAGTAacagagtttttagaatatattttgagatattttttaaacataaaaaaaaatttagactactgcattttagagtactttttaaaattttttataggttttgaaaaactaatttttgaaaaattgatggatccaaacagagccactttctttctttctaactCTGAAAACATTACTAGAAATAGTTGCACTAATATTGGTAGTGCTTTTTATCTCAAGTTATGTGCGTGTGTTACGTGCGATAAAAGGTGGACAAAGTATACATAATAGTTGTAGTAGATTACTAGTATTTTCTATCTCTAGCAacactcatatatatatatatatatatatatatatagatgaaAAGTTAAGCAAATCATAAGTTACAATATTGGATACTTAAATTAGTATTGTAGCTTACAAATTTTAATAATTGAAATAGGTTCAATTCCTGATAATAATGAATATTAAAGTTATTCAATTACAACTTTTGTCTCCAAATAACTCAtgtaaaattgaaaagttaaatattttattaaaatattccAACAAGGCATTTTATATCTTGGTaacaaatttcagaaaaaaaaaacttgtcatgaacAATATGCCACCACTATGAACACATTTAGACATTCAATTCTCAACTCAGCTATTCGTTACACATTGAAGATCATCAATTGGATCAATACTTATTACTTATTTCAATTTTAGCCAAGAAAAGGCAATACTATTTCCATTTTGCCTTTGAGCATAGATTTCAAATATATTACATGTTGTCCTTTCGACTTTTATTGTTGTACCTAATTTTGATGACCACCACAGTTTTCATCTTTAAAGGTGCTGTCACAATTAATGATTAATGAGTCAGAGGGCAAATATCACGAACAACTTAACTCCAACAAATTTATAAAAGttgtatatgtatattcctAATCGTGTCTAACCATTGTTAAGGAAAAATAGCTAAAAATGATATGTTAGTTCCTCTTTGAACTTATGACATTGCAACTCACTTGACATTGTTTTGTATCAAGCTCTCAACTTTTTGTACACAAATGTGGTAGCTTTTCCTTAGCATATTTTTCATGAGCTCCTAAGAATAAAATATAAGAGACTCAAAATAGCCACCTTCTTTCTTATGGAGTATTTCcttactttcttttcttatttattaAATATGCCTCTAATTTCTATTTATGACAAAGGtagttttctttcaaaaaaagaaaaaaaccaaataaaccCATTTCTAAATTAGCATATTTGATTATACATCATTTTACAACTCAATTGAAGGAAACTTGTGGCAATCAAATCAataaaaacaattatgaaatcaaTAAAAACAATGTAATAAATCTCCAATATCATTCTCATACATATTTTGTGTCTATAATAAATAAAAGCACTCAATCTAATTAACCACCTTTACCCACCTACATGGGATGTCCAATTGAATAGAATTATAGAATTGATAGGTCATTTCGATCCTTAAGTTTTACCTATATTTGTATCCGTTTCTTCTctaattaatttttcctatagTTTTTATCTCTTCTAATAAGTTTTATGttttcaaataaatttgaattatttttcctattatttctctctcttctaaTAATATCTATCTTTTTCTTAGCAAAGTTGTATAGTTTGATTTATCAATATGGATTAACTTTACTTATTATCATTTTAATTGTTGCattagtaaatttttttttttgttgtagaAAACTGAATACTCATTTATGAGAAAATGAGTTGTTAACTCTTTTGTATTTAATTGCATACAAATATGTAGTTCTAAGTTTATGGTCATGGTaaagattttaattttttcaaaaatatctgTAATTTTTGTTATATGTTATagtatttgatgatattattacATTATAGTAGAAGTATGCATAgaagttttaaaagaaaatattgtaGTCAAATAATTAGAGTGCATTttctaaaattaatattatgtgagaattttgttgaatttttacTTGAATTAGTCATATTTGCACAAATTCACAACTAAGTAAATAAAATCGTGCTCAAGCGGGGGCTAAGTCCTACTACTTACCAGTTACCACATAGTTCATTTTATATTCGAACGCAAATTAGGAAAGATTAGTGAAAACAGTCAATATGAAAAATCAATTATGAATAATTAGTATCCCATTCAATAATTTCCATAATAAACAGCCCTTCTATAGCAATTTCTCCCTTTTCGTTTTTTCAGGACTCCCCACTTCCCCCCAGTCGCCAGTCTCCGCGGTCGCCACCACTGAAATCCTCTCCTGATTTCAGTATCCCAAATCGAGCGCCACCGGTGCAATTCCCCTCCCCGGGGCCCCCCAACATCCCACCCCATCCCCCATAACCAAAACCCTGAATTTATCCCCTTGGAAAACTCTCGTTAAACCCTCCTCTTCCGTTCAAATTTCCCAGCAATGCCTGCTTCCTCCTCAGGTTTATTTGCAGCAGAAAGAAaacatttattttctatttattgattgattttttcttCTGTTGTTCAATttacatttttatgaatttggGTTTTTTCCCTTGGATGAATCAGAGGCGAGGACGAGGTGGAGGAAGCGGAAAAGAGAGCCCCAAATTTCGCGAAAGTTGAAAGCACCCCAACAGCCTGCTCCAGACGACGACGTTTTGGAAGACGACGACGAGGACGAAGAAGAATTGAACGAAGATgataacaacaacaacaataacaataataaccAAAACCCTAACAACATTACCCTTGAACGGACGGTCCAGATTAGGGAGAGCGAGTCGGTGTCGGACGGCGGTGAGAGGATTAGTAGCTTCCCTCTGGTTATAAAACGGGCGGTACACCGGCCGCACTCGTCCGTGACCTCTGCCGTGACGATGGAGAGAGCTGGGAATTTAGGGGAAAGTAGAGGGCAGGGGCAAAACGCCCTCGTTTTGGAGAATATTTCTCATGGGCAGCTACAGGCCTTGTCTACTGTGCCCACGGATAATTTGGTTATAGGTGAGGAGGGTGGGAGTGGATCGTATGTGATTACACCTCCCAGGATTATGAAGGGGCACGGCGTGGTTAAGAAGTTTGGCAGTGCTGAAAGGGTTCATGTGGTTCCAATGCACGCAGGTTATTGTGGAAAAATTCTTTTATGCGTTGATTCGTAGTTAATAGTTATAAATTTACATGCTTGGTGTTTATTCCAACTTAATGGCTTTGTATACCaatagaaaattattttgacagCTAGAAAAACCAGGGAATGAAGAGCTGAGGATGTAATGGAATCATATTGTTGTTTAGTTATAAATCTGGCGTAATAGCTTGTTTGGTTAGTTTTTATTCAGAATGAGTAATCAGTTGCTTAAAAGTAGGCATAGCTGTGAGCAACTTGTTTCAGGGGTGGTCAGGTCAAGAGAACTAATGAccaatgttgcttagggttgtctAGAGATATGTATAGTCCTTCTGAGGATGGTTTAATACAAGTTTATGTAAAGATTATATAATTTGTGCAAAGATTTGTCTCTCTAGGTGGTGAGACTAAATTCTCCAATGCGCTTGATTTTTTCTTAGCTGCCTATGATGCTTGTTGATATGACTCTCGGCGGATTTACTTAAGAGGATTGTGTATGGTATTGTTGTGAAATTGAGCTAAAATATCCTTTTTAATTTGTTTGCAAAATGTCTTGCAGAATGATCCTTAAGTTTTAGCCAGGTACAACTGTTGTGCATGGGTGcttcataaaattaaaatagtCTTAACTGGTGTGGTTCTCCTCTTCTTTAAATAATAGAACAtgatgtttgtttttgtgtgGTTTCCCCTCTCTTTTGAGTGTTTTCATCTGTTCAAGTCTGTGATTAACATCATCTTGTGAAATATAATCTAGTTTTTTCATATTAATCTCTTAGCAGATTGGTTTTCGCCTAATACAGTGCATAGATTGGAAAGGCAAGTTGTGCCACACTTTTTTTCGGGAAAATCATCAGATCATACACCTGAAAAATACATGGAGTGTCGAAATTGTATAGTTGCCAAATACATGGAGAATCCAGACAAGCACTTGTCACTATCTGACTGCCAGGGATTAGTAGCTAGTGTCAGTATTGACGATTTAACTCGTATTTTGCGGTTTCTTGACCACTGGGGGATCATCAATTATTGTGCTCCTACCCCTAGTCGTAGTGTGCAAAAGGATGGAACATATTTATGTGAGGACTCCAACGGTGACCTTTGTGTTCCTGGAGCTGCTTTGAAAAGTATTGATAGCTTGGTTCAGTTTGACAGGCCTAAGTGTAGGTTAAAGGCAGCTGAAGTATATCCGGAACTTGCATGTCAGCACGATGAAGACTCTGATTTTGATAGTGCAATCCGGGAACATTTATCTGAAACCAGATGCAACTGTTGTTCTCGGCCAACTCCTACAGTATACTATCAGTCACAGAAGGAGGTAATTACTTATTGTCTTATTAATTATTTCAGCTGCGATCGGTCTTGAATGGGTTCATATTCTTCTCTTTTGCGGTTAAGTCGCTGGATAGACAACTTTGTTGTGTGTCTTTTAAAGGACAATATGTTATGCAGCTTCATGGGGTTATGTGTTGGAATATTATCCTTTCACATTCTCCTTGCATGTATGCAAATCATGCTCGCAGAGTTCACACAGTTATAACCTTTTCAGTAATCTACTTCCACGTGGCTTTTTAGGCAATGCAACCATCCTGCATGTCATATACATCTGTCCAAAATCAAAATCATAGGTAAgtttgattttgatgttgttgaTTGCAAAAGAGATGTTCACATTTTGTGAATGGCTTGAAACTTTTATATGACCAAGATATGTGGTTCTTGGGATAGGAATTTGATATATATTCTCTGTGTTAATCTCGTTCTTGGTGGTTGTCCATATGGACTTAATCTTGTTCCGTTTCTTTTGGTAGTCTGATTTCTGTTAAAGGTGATAGTGATGTTTGAACTCCTCTGTGTCCAAACATGGACGAAAGGACCATTTAGCAATTAGTTGgcctaaatttcaattttttgtttttggtccaAGGGTTTTGGGTTTGCATCTGCCAATTGAGTTTAATGCTTCAGACAGAAGATTGCACTTTAGCAAGCAAATGTTGGAGGCATGAAAACAATGGAAACTTGAAGCTGCACTAATTGCATGTATGGTGCCACTTCTACTGATTGTTTGCTGAACCTTTCCGTTGGGTTACTTTTTTTAGGATATTTAAGTTCTGGTGGAATCTTCATTGATTGGTATAGGATGGCCAACTTATAATGGCCAAATCTTGGCCAACTTATTGGCCAAGAGTTgatactttgatgttttggtttTTGAGTCTAGACCATTAACATGTGGCTTGTTTATCATGTGACATCTTGTTAAAGTAACTGGTCAATGGAACTCTGTTATGTTCTGTCTGTTTTATACTGGTGTAGAAGTGCATATTGCAGGATGGATCCAAAATTTTTGGTTGATTAATGTTTACTTGGCTAGCTATGGACACTGTGATTCTTTATAAAATTTAGACACTGAATTGCACAATAAACAGGAGGAGATAGTTGCTATGTTACATACTCGGGTACTAGAATATAGATATGGTAATACTGTCTTTGAGTTGGATATGTCCCCACGGAAAAGGTGGGGGGGGGGAGTTATTAGACTTATAATACATAGTTTTTGGGATTTCTTGAGCCTGCATTTCACTCGGAGGCTTTATTGTAACTGCTACCTATGTCCCAGTAATGATGTCACGCTTTTCTTTTTGGTCCGTCCAAAGTATGTGTCAGGTTCAGTTGTTCTTTTTTACTTTACTGGCAAAAATATGATGTTAAGTGAATGGGTTAGGCCCCCAGGAATCTTATTCAAACTAACTCCATGTAATGGCGTTTCACATACACAAACTAGAGGAAGGTGATTACAAATCGTTTGGTGCACAGACTAGCAGTATATGTGATTTACATGTTAAAAGGAAACACAAGCATTTTGGCCCCACCTGtgactatacaagatgtactaCTCTAGTTCTTCAAGCTTTTTCCTATTCAAACTCCCACTGAGAAGAATAAAGATGGAACTAATGCAAACTAAATAACCTGCATAGAACTGTTGTCAAAAAGCTCCGCCAGACAGTGACAATCTCTTGAGACCAGCGGGAGTATTTGTTTTGTTCCTTGTCGGCAAATACCAAAATATTATTCTTATGATGATGGTTGTAGTTGTTTTGATAAGATACTCAGAATGCTGGATGTTTGCGACTTTTTAGTTACGAAATCCAACAAGAGTTGGTTGTGATGCTTTATGAAATGAATCCAGTTGATGATTCAATCAGAAAAAATATGGCAATTGTTACCTGTTATCCCACATTCACATATGCGACCTATTTAGTGTATATAGAAATAGGAGTTCAAGGGATTTTTTTTATCTTGCTTGGCTCATTTTCTCCTCATACTTCATGGTGCCTAATTTCTAGTTGCATTTTTTGTCTGAACATGCATATATAGTGCACTAAAGCTTGTCTCCTAGTCAAAGATAAAAAAACCCGATAATTTTTACCAGATCCTGGATGCATTTCAGACTGGTACCTGTTTTTTGTTGTGTTGACATTAGTATCTGAGGGAGAAGTGTCGAGTCCAGGTAACAGACCTTAGTGgatcaaaatttatttgttagGAGATCTAAATGGAAAACCTTTTATAAGTGAAAACTAGACAATCCCCATAGGAAAATCTCCTTGCAAACTTGTATTTGACATTTTGTCCTTTTCTACTTATCCTCTAATACACAATCGCATCAATGTTTTAAAGAGAATTGGAACTGTGGGAGTCGGGAAATGTTTACATTCACAAAGAGTGgtagaatttttggtgattttgtagTAAGGGCAAATCAGACACACTTTTGTCCATGAAACCTCACGTAATCAGAAATTAGCCAATCATTAGAAGCCTTTATGAATTAGTAAAGTTTGCCACTGGGGACGATAATGTTCCTGGTAACATGTTTACCATACCTTTCTGGATGGGTTTGGACGTTTGTTGGTGCCTAAAGTCCATCCTTGTCTTTGGTCTTGAGTTTGAGGCTTTGAATGACTTGCCCTTGGGGATTGAATCTGAGTAGGAATTTTGCACTCACTTTGCACATTTTGATTGGTCTCTTAGGGTTGGCACATAGTTTGAAGAGCTAGGCATTTTCAACTTTGTGGAAATATTCCCAAATTAGTCTCCATTTTCTAGAAAAAAATCAGTATAGGCATTACTGCTAAAATAAACTTAGGAAGCTGTTATGGTTGATACAATGAGATGGAGAAGTTTTAAGTTGTTGTACATGTTGTGTTGCCACTTGGCTATGTACCTCTTACTGGGAAAGAGATATGTGTTTGTCCTTGGGTGCATTCTGAGGTAAGAGATTTTTAGTGACTAGAAGAGCATATGAGGTGACCTTTCACTGATTGAACTGCGAGTTcccttgtttttaaaaaaatacacattttctctctctttttttttgttttattggtAAAGCTGTGTGTGTGTACTTGTACCAGTTTGACTTTTCTGGAGTGTCTTGTATTTCGCTTATAAAGAGAAAAGTAATCAGGAAAGGAACGTAAGCTGATTCGGAGTTGCTaaacattttttgtttctttcgtCACTTTCCTGTTTCGTATTCATGACTGGCAAGCATCTTTGACAGGTTGATGTGctattgtgtttggattgcttccATGATGGCAAATATGTTGCAGGCCATTCTAGCCTGGATTTTGTGAAGGTCAATTCCATGAAAGGTTATGCAGGTCTGGATGGAGAAAGTTGGACTGATCAGGAAACCCTTCTTCTTCTAGAAGGGATGCAACTCTATAATGAAAACTGGAATGAAATTGCAGAGCATGTGGGCACCAAGTCTAAAGCACAATGTATCCTCCATTTTGTCCGTCTGCCTCTTGATGCTACTCCCTTGGGAAATATTGATGTCCCTGGCTGCGCTAATTCATCAAATCTCCCGGATGGAAATGAATGTGGGAGGTCACATCCAAATGCAAATGGGAATCTTGCAGGTACTGTACTGGGCTTGCTTTTTGCCCTTATCTTGTACTTCGCCCTTTTGGTCTCTTATTTCCAAATAAGGATCTGCTAATAATTAAAAATCTGCATCTCTTTACTGATCCAGGATGTGGCTTGCAAGACCCTGATTTTGAAACTAAATTTCCTTTTGCTAATTGTGGAAACCCAGTTATGGCTCTGGTAGGTGGTTTCTCTAAAACTCTAgttccttttcacatgattttgtAGCATGTTTATTTCTAGTGCTGTTTTTTTGCATGCTTAGCTATTACCTGATTCATGTCTGAGTTCTATTAAACTTTGTATCATTTTTAAAAACTGACTGCATGTTACACTGCATGTTACATTTATTCATACTTATTGACTGACTGAATGTGGAGAATTTTTTTCCTGCAATGTTATTGACTTGAAATTGTACACTGAGGTAGAAGAATCTTGAAAATCTAGAAAAtccacagagagagagagagagagagagatcatcttcaccttggcATCCTCCAATTATGTATGTCATAAGTAATTCATGTTGCTTCACCTTGACTTCCTCCAGTTTGCTGAGATGAATTTGTCTTTGGGAGAGATGGTTTAATGGTTGATATCCATGTCTTTGTGCAAGCCAGCCTTGTATCTACAAGTCTCAGCCGTATGAGCGGCTGCACTTTCTTCCCTCACCCACTCACCAAAGCGTTAGGCTAAAAATCGTAATCCCAGCTTATACTTGTCCTACAGGATGTTTGTTTCCTTCTATTGTTTTTCTTTAGAGTCATATCCTTCTTTAGCGTTTCTTTAATTTGTCTCCTCTTTTGTACGTGTTTGCTAACTTCATCAAGGAAACAGTATCTTGGTGTTAAAAGTGGAAGGAGGATTGTGATTTCATTAGTGAAAGTCCTGCCTGGCTCAACCCTTAGTTCTATGTTGTTACTTCCTCTGTATTCTTCTACATTAATAGCAGATACCTAGGATATTTTTATTCCTACTTAAAGGAGGTATTACTACTGGTCCTCCTTATTTCATAGGAGGTACGTCAGACCATTTTTCTTCCTGTATAGCTTCAACTCCAATTCATATGCTGATTTCTatgctttctctttcttttcctcccatCCCTGGACGtggaactcttttttttttacatttttgttcCCCTCCTCATTTTGGATTTTAAAGCTATGAAGGTTCTATCTGACCTTAGTCACTACTCCACACATTGGCACCTCAGAGTAAACTATCTTGTGTATCCTTGTTTTCTATAGTAATATAGGTTAAGTTCTTCCGCAGAATACTTTCTTGGTTTTTGTAATTTTGCATACCTCACAAGTTTGTAGGTAATGTATGCTAGGCATGTTAACTTTTAGAAGCAGCTGAAACTGTCTTGAGTATTGCTTAAATGTCAAATGTGCTTTATAGATAACCAAATATTGACAATAAGTAATTATACAATAATATAGAATAGTTGCTTTTCCCATTCATGCCATCTTAAAGCGATTTATGTTTACCAAATTAAGAGTATGCTTTGACAATTTTCTATTAGCTTGGGatctctctctcctctttagttgaaaagaaaagcatgtaGTATACGCAAAAGGTGGATGTTCTCCCTTTGCTAGCAATCCCTGTCTGTGGCTGGCATAGATTACAGACATGAACCATGTAGAATATGAATTTTTGAATGTTAGGGTAAGGTAAGTTTTGCACTCCTGGTGAACGTGTCCAATCTCCTAGAGTAGCTTTGCTTTCTAGAGATGTTATAATGTCAAGTTAGATGAATATAGATGGTAAGAGAATTGAGAGTAATGTGAGCCATATAGTTGCCATATTCTGCACCAGATGTGTAGGTTcaaaataagattttttttcttttctttgatatCAAGACATCTATCGAACCACTCTTCATTGAGCCACATATTTTAACCCTTGGCTATACGAAATCTGAGACTTACTCTGGGCGTCTTTTTTATGGTATTGAAAGCTTCTAATATAAACTTGTTGAATCTGCATATGCATTTTAGCGACTTTGatgttttttgtattttaaattttcaatatatatatatattcatgtcgACCTATCTGTTATAATTCCTAGGTTGCCTTTCTGGCTTCTGCAGTCGGACCAAGAGTTGCTGCAGCATGTGCCCATGCATCCCTGGCTACATTATCTAAGGATGATTGTTCAACTTCAACTAGAAATTTTATGCAGATGGATGGATCAAGGTTAGTTTACTGTCTTCTTCAATTGGTTCTTTAGTCAGTATTTTGATATTGGCAATTCTTATTTGCTTTTCCGAATGTACTattgattttttcaatttcatgaCTTGGTTATGTCATTCCTTTGGTTCATGTTATAGAGTGAACATTTGTATGATAAGGGTCTGTAGTCACTGCTTTACTATTTTAACGGCTTGTGCATTTGAATGCTGTTGTGTTCCTCTTATTGATTCTTTCCTTTGAGTCTATTCCTTTCCTGACATCCTTCACAATTTTTTATGCTATTaaggtctgtttgataacataaaaaagtgctgaatttgaattttttcagacattTAGATGTTTTGAgtatttgataaatgaaaatccatttgTTGAACTTGTTAAGTAAtgctgaacttgtgtgtatttttttcagcacaagaatcctaactgaatgcttaattttgataagaatcaatagaattacttcaattaccttatcttatctaccaaatctacccttatttgttaattatgttaaaaaattcttatctaataaAACAAtttaatattctctatctaatgattttctatttcttttttctcccttttgaatgattttcaca
Protein-coding regions in this window:
- the LOC113714753 gene encoding SWI/SNF complex subunit SWI3C isoform X2, which encodes MPASSSEARTRWRKRKREPQISRKLKAPQQPAPDDDVLEDDDEDEEELNEDDNNNNNNNNNQNPNNITLERTVQIRESESVSDGGERISSFPLVIKRAVHRPHSSVTSAVTMERAGNLGESRGQGQNALVLENISHGQLQALSTVPTDNLVIGEEGGSGSYVITPPRIMKGHGVVKKFGSAERVHVVPMHADWFSPNTVHRLERQVVPHFFSGKSSDHTPEKYMECRNCIVAKYMENPDKHLSLSDCQGLVASVSIDDLTRILRFLDHWGIINYCAPTPSRSVQKDGTYLCEDSNGDLCVPGAALKSIDSLVQFDRPKCRLKAAEVYPELACQHDEDSDFDSAIREHLSETRCNCCSRPTPTVYYQSQKEVDVLLCLDCFHDGKYVAGHSSLDFVKVNSMKGYAGLDGESWTDQETLLLLEGMQLYNENWNEIAEHVGTKSKAQCILHFVRLPLDATPLGNIDVPGCANSSNLPDGNECGRSHPNANGNLAGCGLQDPDFETKFPFANCGNPVMALVAFLASAVGPRVAAACAHASLATLSKDDCSTSTRNFMQMDGSRISKDSGPRGDFGNSSQQKEEKMRGQGPWTNTDTFPLSAEKVKAAAKVGLAAAATKAKLFADHEEREIQRLSANIINHQLKRLELKLKQFAEVETLLMRECEQMERTRQRIAAERNVILSAHLGSSGLSRPMGPPSVGQAMVNSNVGNNRQQVSNSPQPFISGFGSNQPIHPHMSLMSQQQSMYGIGPRLPLSAIQPSSSSPNVMFNPAATSQAALNHPMLRPVSGSKSGLG
- the LOC113714753 gene encoding SWI/SNF complex subunit SWI3C isoform X1, which encodes MPASSSEARTRWRKRKREPQISRKLKAPQQPAPDDDVLEDDDEDEEELNEDDNNNNNNNNNQNPNNITLERTVQIRESESVSDGGERISSFPLVIKRAVHRPHSSVTSAVTMERAGNLGESRGQGQNALVLENISHGQLQALSTVPTDNLVIGEEGGSGSYVITPPRIMKGHGVVKKFGSAERVHVVPMHAADWFSPNTVHRLERQVVPHFFSGKSSDHTPEKYMECRNCIVAKYMENPDKHLSLSDCQGLVASVSIDDLTRILRFLDHWGIINYCAPTPSRSVQKDGTYLCEDSNGDLCVPGAALKSIDSLVQFDRPKCRLKAAEVYPELACQHDEDSDFDSAIREHLSETRCNCCSRPTPTVYYQSQKEVDVLLCLDCFHDGKYVAGHSSLDFVKVNSMKGYAGLDGESWTDQETLLLLEGMQLYNENWNEIAEHVGTKSKAQCILHFVRLPLDATPLGNIDVPGCANSSNLPDGNECGRSHPNANGNLAGCGLQDPDFETKFPFANCGNPVMALVAFLASAVGPRVAAACAHASLATLSKDDCSTSTRNFMQMDGSRISKDSGPRGDFGNSSQQKEEKMRGQGPWTNTDTFPLSAEKVKAAAKVGLAAAATKAKLFADHEEREIQRLSANIINHQLKRLELKLKQFAEVETLLMRECEQMERTRQRIAAERNVILSAHLGSSGLSRPMGPPSVGQAMVNSNVGNNRQQVSNSPQPFISGFGSNQPIHPHMSLMSQQQSMYGIGPRLPLSAIQPSSSSPNVMFNPAATSQAALNHPMLRPVSGSKSGLG